A stretch of Nonomuraea africana DNA encodes these proteins:
- a CDS encoding aminoglycoside phosphotransferase, producing MLSLGETPVTDREDTAVPRAGDGRTSAFLAALRSPVPPPFSLRRYLPLPDGPHQGEPAWQERGIDADQTNHSVVVGERVVVKWLTVPAPLPHPTLAAFAHLTEVGFRHTAPPYAALTVAGPSGTERLLALVTGYLPEARDGWEWCVDEAEAGRTAFATTLGRLAADLHLALATLPSTVGPSSTGPSTAALSAAALFGRAVGALGEALELTDGADGAWLRAHAGALEAELKPLAAAADHTTIRIHGDLHVGQILRWRDGYAVIDFDGNPTVAEAEPYQPAARDVAQLTTSLEHVAQVAIKRRGAAPSAAATWAATARETLLTAYRAGLRAGGRPELLDERLIGPFEIEQECRELIYSARHLPRWRYAPMGVLRTRFTEETT from the coding sequence TTGCTCTCGCTGGGTGAGACGCCCGTCACCGATCGGGAGGACACCGCCGTCCCCCGCGCGGGAGACGGCCGCACGTCGGCGTTCCTCGCCGCCCTGCGCTCTCCCGTGCCCCCGCCATTCTCCCTGCGCCGCTACCTCCCGCTGCCCGACGGCCCTCACCAGGGGGAACCCGCCTGGCAGGAGCGCGGGATCGACGCCGACCAGACCAACCACTCGGTGGTCGTGGGCGAGCGGGTGGTGGTGAAGTGGCTGACCGTTCCCGCGCCGCTCCCCCATCCGACGCTCGCCGCCTTCGCGCATCTCACCGAGGTCGGCTTCCGGCACACGGCGCCGCCGTACGCGGCTCTCACCGTGGCCGGCCCCTCGGGGACGGAGCGGCTGCTCGCCCTGGTCACCGGATACCTCCCGGAGGCGCGGGACGGATGGGAGTGGTGCGTGGACGAGGCCGAGGCCGGCCGCACCGCCTTCGCCACCACGCTGGGGCGGCTCGCCGCCGACCTGCATCTCGCTCTCGCCACCCTCCCCTCCACCGTCGGCCCTTCCAGCACCGGTCCTTCCACCGCCGCTCTCTCCGCCGCGGCTCTCTTCGGCAGGGCGGTCGGCGCGCTCGGGGAGGCGCTCGAGCTCACCGACGGGGCGGACGGAGCGTGGCTGCGGGCGCACGCCGGCGCTCTCGAGGCGGAACTGAAGCCGCTGGCCGCGGCCGCCGACCACACCACGATCCGTATCCACGGCGACCTCCACGTGGGACAGATCCTGCGGTGGCGCGACGGCTACGCCGTGATCGACTTCGACGGCAACCCCACGGTCGCCGAGGCCGAGCCGTACCAGCCTGCCGCCCGTGACGTCGCCCAGCTCACCACCAGCCTCGAGCACGTGGCCCAGGTGGCGATCAAGCGCAGGGGCGCCGCCCCCTCGGCCGCCGCCACGTGGGCCGCGACCGCCCGCGAGACGCTGCTGACCGCCTACCGTGCGGGCCTGCGCGCGGGCGGCCGGCCGGAGCTGCTGGACGAGCGGCTGATCGGCCCGTTCGAGATCGAGCAGGAGTGCCGCGAGCTGATCTACTCCGCCCGCCATCTGCCCCGCTGGCGCTACGCCCCGATGGGCGTGCTGCGCACCCGCTTCACCGAGGAGACCACGTGA
- a CDS encoding ABC transporter permease codes for MGKPRFLYVPFWLTYVFLYAPIIVLVVMSFNAGKSPYLYEGFSLKWYGVLAEDDKVMEGLVNTLIVAAGSTVLATVLGTLLAVGLARYTRSKLLDALGLMPAILPDLVLAIGLLVFYDLVNFSLGLHSVVLSHALFGMAFVAAVVRTRLAHADSSLEEASRDLGAGPVTTFVRVTLPQLTPGIVAGALLAFTLSIDEFVIAFFTAAPTEPTLPIVIYSMIRFGVTPEINALATILLLVSFTVVIAAQRMTKIGEIRAQD; via the coding sequence GTGGGTAAGCCGCGCTTCCTCTACGTGCCGTTCTGGCTGACCTACGTCTTCCTCTACGCGCCGATCATCGTGCTCGTCGTGATGTCCTTCAACGCCGGCAAGTCGCCCTACCTCTACGAGGGCTTCAGCCTCAAGTGGTACGGCGTGCTCGCCGAGGACGACAAGGTCATGGAGGGCCTGGTCAACACGCTGATCGTGGCGGCCGGATCGACCGTGCTCGCCACGGTGCTCGGCACCCTGCTGGCGGTGGGCCTGGCGAGGTACACGCGCTCCAAGCTGCTCGACGCGCTCGGCCTGATGCCGGCGATCCTGCCCGACCTGGTGCTGGCGATCGGCCTGCTGGTCTTCTACGACCTGGTGAACTTCAGCCTCGGCCTGCACTCGGTGGTCCTGTCGCACGCGCTGTTCGGCATGGCCTTCGTCGCGGCCGTCGTGCGCACCAGGCTCGCCCACGCGGACTCCTCGCTGGAGGAGGCCTCACGCGACCTCGGGGCCGGGCCCGTCACCACCTTCGTCAGGGTGACCCTGCCGCAGCTCACGCCCGGCATCGTGGCGGGCGCGCTGCTGGCCTTCACCCTGTCGATCGACGAGTTCGTCATCGCGTTCTTCACGGCGGCGCCGACCGAGCCGACGCTGCCCATCGTCATCTACTCAATGATCAGGTTCGGGGTGACCCCGGAGATCAACGCGCTCGCGACGATCCTGCTGCTGGTGAGCTTCACCGTGGTGATCGCCGCCCAGCGCATGACGAAGATCGGGGAGATTCGTGCTCAAGATTGA
- a CDS encoding ABC transporter ATP-binding protein, which yields MLKIDGVTRRFGDVTALDNVSLEIEQGEFFALLGPSGCGKTTLLRILAGFETPDDGTVTLDGDDLLSMPPNRRPINLMFQSYALFPHMSVAKNIAYGLQQDKLGRAEIKQRVDEVLETVGLAEMAGRKPSQLSGGQRQRVALARAIVKRPRLLLLDEPLSALDKKVRAGMQLELKRLQHEVGITFVVVTHDQEEAMSLADRIAVFEKGRVRQVDEPVTLYERPRTPFVADFVGANNLFEGTAVPGGLDVPQLGVLPGEGTELAGVTALLAIRPENVRLADRGLLGTVMDVSFYGGISHIAVTVEGRDKPVLVAQQGAAKVEVGAQVRLGWDREDAVLIQ from the coding sequence GTGCTCAAGATTGACGGCGTCACCCGCAGGTTCGGTGACGTCACCGCGCTCGACAACGTCTCGCTGGAGATCGAGCAGGGCGAGTTCTTCGCCCTGCTCGGCCCTTCGGGCTGCGGGAAGACCACGCTGCTGCGCATCCTGGCCGGGTTCGAGACCCCGGACGACGGCACGGTCACGCTCGACGGCGACGACCTGCTGTCGATGCCGCCGAACCGCCGGCCGATCAACCTGATGTTCCAGTCGTACGCGCTGTTCCCGCACATGAGCGTGGCCAAGAACATCGCCTACGGCCTGCAGCAGGACAAGCTCGGCAGGGCCGAGATCAAGCAGCGGGTCGACGAGGTGCTCGAGACCGTCGGCCTGGCCGAGATGGCCGGGCGCAAGCCGTCCCAGCTGTCGGGCGGCCAGCGCCAGCGTGTCGCACTGGCCCGCGCGATCGTCAAGCGCCCGCGGCTGCTGCTGCTCGACGAGCCGCTGTCGGCGCTGGACAAGAAGGTCAGGGCGGGCATGCAGCTGGAGCTCAAGCGGCTGCAGCACGAGGTCGGCATCACCTTCGTCGTGGTCACCCACGACCAGGAGGAGGCCATGTCGCTGGCCGACCGCATCGCCGTCTTCGAAAAGGGGCGGGTGCGGCAGGTGGACGAGCCCGTCACGCTGTACGAGCGGCCCCGCACGCCGTTCGTGGCCGACTTCGTCGGCGCCAACAACCTCTTCGAGGGAACGGCGGTGCCCGGCGGCCTCGACGTGCCCCAGCTCGGCGTCCTGCCGGGTGAGGGGACCGAGCTGGCGGGCGTCACGGCGCTGCTGGCCATCAGGCCGGAGAACGTCAGGCTCGCCGACCGCGGCCTGCTGGGCACCGTGATGGACGTCAGCTTCTACGGCGGCATCTCGCACATCGCGGTCACCGTGGAGGGCAGGGACAAACCCGTCCTGGTCGCCCAGCAGGGGGCCGCGAAGGTGGAGGTGGGCGCCCAGGTCAGGCTCGGCTGGGACCGCGAGGACGCGGTGCTGATCCAGTGA
- a CDS encoding TetR/AcrR family transcriptional regulator: MTARKSRSDRRIDLIEAARRAIVRHGIDGVHLAHVAEEAGLTSGAVLYHYPDLSELLVEAHHASVERFYEHRMRQISTISDPARKLVTTIRSGVPTGPLDPDVRLLNELGGAAGRNRIYGLLLTTLYDRQVSMYQAILDTGQALGVFDLSSESLTISRNLVALEDAYGYRITARHPLIGPEEAVELILDYARTATGCDLSH, encoded by the coding sequence GTGACCGCGCGCAAGAGCCGCTCGGACCGGCGGATCGACCTCATCGAGGCGGCCCGCCGAGCCATCGTCCGTCACGGCATCGACGGGGTGCACCTGGCGCACGTGGCCGAGGAGGCCGGGCTGACCTCCGGCGCGGTGCTCTACCACTACCCCGACCTCAGCGAGCTCCTGGTCGAGGCGCACCACGCCAGCGTCGAGCGCTTCTACGAGCACCGCATGCGCCAGATCTCGACGATCAGCGACCCCGCCCGCAAGCTGGTCACGACCATCCGCTCCGGCGTGCCCACCGGGCCGCTCGATCCCGACGTGCGCCTGCTCAACGAGCTGGGCGGAGCGGCGGGCCGCAACCGGATCTACGGCCTGCTGCTGACCACCCTCTACGACCGCCAGGTCTCGATGTACCAGGCCATCCTGGACACCGGGCAGGCGCTGGGCGTCTTCGACCTGTCGAGCGAGTCGCTGACGATCTCGCGCAACCTGGTGGCGCTGGAGGACGCCTACGGCTACCGCATCACCGCCAGGCATCCGCTCATCGGCCCCGAGGAGGCCGTCGAGCTCATCCTCGACTACGCCCGCACGGCCACCGGCTGCGACCTGTCCCACTGA
- a CDS encoding ABC transporter permease, which translates to MSPRWGRRLGAFVFLGPGVAYLAVLLLVPLALILSYTVFRRGRFGGIVYEFTTENFSRLFDPLYLDVVLASVKLATLTTVFALLLGYPTAYLIARLPRTWKTVALVAIVLPFWTNFIIRVYAWTILLSGPGLINSALGTQLELLYNHGAIVTGLLYSYLPLMVLPLYAAIERLDPQLREASANLGASAFTTFRRVTLPLTLPGVATGCLFVFVPSFGNFVIPEILGGGRTATVGTLIRAEFLKSRDWPFGSTLALAVIVVLIVLLVIQSWVSRRG; encoded by the coding sequence GTGTCCCCCCGCTGGGGGCGCCGGCTGGGCGCGTTCGTGTTCCTGGGCCCGGGCGTCGCCTACCTGGCGGTGCTGCTGCTGGTGCCCCTCGCGCTGATCCTCAGCTACACCGTCTTCAGGCGCGGCCGCTTCGGCGGGATCGTCTACGAGTTCACGACGGAGAACTTCAGCCGGCTGTTCGACCCGCTCTACCTGGACGTCGTGCTGGCGTCGGTCAAGCTGGCCACGCTGACCACCGTGTTCGCCCTCCTGCTCGGCTACCCCACGGCGTACCTGATCGCCCGGCTGCCGCGCACGTGGAAGACGGTCGCGCTGGTCGCGATCGTGCTGCCGTTCTGGACGAACTTCATCATCAGGGTCTACGCGTGGACGATCCTGCTCAGCGGGCCCGGCCTGATCAACTCGGCGCTGGGCACGCAGCTGGAGCTTCTCTACAACCACGGGGCGATCGTCACCGGGCTGCTCTACTCCTACCTGCCGCTGATGGTGCTGCCGTTGTACGCGGCGATCGAGAGGCTCGATCCGCAGCTGCGGGAGGCCTCGGCCAACCTGGGCGCCTCGGCCTTCACAACCTTCCGCAGGGTCACGCTGCCGCTCACGCTGCCCGGCGTGGCGACCGGCTGCCTGTTCGTCTTCGTGCCGAGCTTCGGCAATTTCGTCATCCCCGAGATCCTCGGCGGAGGGCGCACGGCCACGGTCGGCACGCTGATCCGCGCGGAGTTCCTCAAGTCGCGTGACTGGCCCTTCGGCTCCACGCTGGCGCTGGCCGTCATCGTGGTCCTGATCGTGCTGCTGGTGATCCAGTCGTGGGTGAGCCGCCGTGGGTAA
- a CDS encoding aminobutyraldehyde dehydrogenase, with product MRQLINPATGRPFAEVPDTPVAEVAAAVRRARRAFEEWSQTTPADRARMLLRLADLVEADAEELTRLEVEETGKPAAVFRDGELPFAADNLRFFAGAARSLEGSGAGVFSAGYTSVLLRRPVGVVGSIAPWNFPFVMAVWKLGPALAAGNAVVIKPAPQTPRTTMRLAELIAKAGAPEGLVQVVTGDAEVGEALVTDPGVDMVSVTGSTETGRAVMSGAAKTLKRVHLELGGKAPALVFEDADLAETARGVAMGATYNTGQDCTAATRVYVARQVYADAVEAIRATLAEITIGDPWDPTTDIGPLISAAHRDRVHGFVTRSDAEVLFGGAPVDAPGFFYPPTLIAGPSQDSEIVQGELFGPVLVVLPFDGEDEAVRLANDTRYGLASSVWSRDVARAMRVSHRLDVGVTWVNDHLPIASEAPHGGVKGSGFGKDMSQEAVQEYSVTRHLMIKHAAPAERDSFRPA from the coding sequence ATGCGCCAACTGATCAACCCGGCCACCGGCCGGCCGTTCGCCGAGGTGCCCGACACTCCCGTCGCCGAGGTGGCGGCCGCCGTACGGCGGGCCAGGCGAGCCTTCGAGGAGTGGTCGCAGACCACGCCCGCCGACCGGGCCAGGATGCTGCTGCGCCTGGCCGACCTGGTGGAGGCCGACGCCGAGGAGCTGACCAGGCTCGAGGTGGAGGAGACGGGCAAGCCCGCCGCCGTCTTCAGGGACGGCGAGCTGCCCTTCGCCGCCGACAACCTGCGCTTCTTCGCCGGGGCGGCCCGCTCGCTCGAAGGCAGCGGGGCGGGGGTGTTCAGCGCGGGCTACACCTCCGTGCTGCTGCGCCGTCCCGTCGGGGTCGTGGGGTCGATCGCGCCGTGGAACTTCCCCTTCGTGATGGCGGTGTGGAAGCTCGGCCCCGCGCTGGCGGCGGGCAACGCGGTGGTCATCAAGCCGGCCCCGCAGACCCCGCGCACGACCATGCGCCTGGCCGAGCTGATCGCCAAGGCGGGCGCGCCCGAGGGGCTCGTGCAGGTGGTGACGGGCGACGCCGAGGTCGGCGAGGCGCTGGTCACCGATCCTGGCGTGGACATGGTGAGCGTGACGGGCTCCACGGAGACGGGACGGGCGGTGATGTCGGGGGCCGCGAAGACGCTCAAGCGCGTGCACCTGGAGCTCGGCGGCAAGGCCCCCGCGCTGGTGTTCGAGGACGCCGACCTGGCCGAGACGGCGCGCGGCGTGGCCATGGGGGCCACCTACAACACCGGCCAGGACTGCACCGCCGCCACCCGCGTCTACGTCGCCAGGCAGGTGTACGCGGACGCCGTGGAGGCGATCCGCGCTACGCTGGCAGAGATCACGATCGGCGATCCGTGGGACCCCACAACGGACATCGGGCCGCTGATCTCGGCCGCCCACCGCGACAGGGTGCACGGTTTCGTGACCCGGTCCGACGCGGAGGTGCTCTTCGGCGGTGCTCCCGTCGACGCGCCCGGCTTCTTCTACCCGCCCACCCTCATCGCGGGTCCCTCGCAGGACAGCGAGATCGTCCAAGGCGAACTTTTCGGTCCGGTTCTTGTCGTGCTGCCCTTCGACGGCGAGGACGAGGCTGTCAGGTTGGCCAACGACACCCGTTACGGCCTGGCCTCCTCGGTGTGGTCGCGCGACGTGGCCAGGGCCATGCGCGTCTCGCACCGCCTGGACGTCGGGGTGACGTGGGTGAACGATCATCTGCCGATCGCCAGCGAGGCTCCGCACGGCGGCGTGAAGGGCAGCGGCTTCGGCAAGGACATGAGCCAGGAGGCGGTCCAGGAGTACTCCGTGACCCGTCACCTCATGATCAAGCACGCGGCTCCGGCCGAGCGGGACTCGTTCCGGCCGGCCTAA
- a CDS encoding polyamine ABC transporter substrate-binding protein, with protein MSRIRYTRRLPVVVVAAGLALAVAACGGESSTDSAKPAPSAAAQLDAKADLSKQSLTVTVWPGYTPKELADKAKAKLGISKVDITEHDTNETAMTKLTTQGGESIDVAFVSGQYAQALNEQGLLEPIHAELIPNLSNLYPEATQLSYDKGNKFSVPYTWGTTGICYRSDLVKAEPKSWKDILTPPEWADKKVSMMTTERWLALPALKVLRYSVNTDKDEELAKAKELLLAAKPHVIYDDVTFGQKLQSGETVMAEAWDGWCPTTDPKKNIKFVVPSEGSDLWVDTMVIMKSSKNKEAAHALINYILDPEIHSWAATNINYKVPNKAAMDKVEKPEGSLLGISPAELLQGESIIDLGEASAKYTRLSTEVAAK; from the coding sequence GTGTCCCGTATCCGGTACACCCGTCGTCTTCCGGTCGTCGTGGTGGCGGCCGGACTCGCGCTCGCCGTCGCGGCGTGTGGCGGCGAGTCGTCGACCGACAGCGCCAAACCAGCACCGAGCGCTGCGGCGCAGCTGGACGCCAAGGCCGACCTGTCCAAGCAGAGTCTCACGGTGACGGTCTGGCCGGGCTACACGCCCAAGGAGCTGGCCGACAAGGCCAAGGCCAAGCTCGGCATCAGCAAGGTCGACATCACCGAGCACGACACCAACGAGACCGCGATGACGAAGCTGACCACCCAGGGCGGCGAGAGCATCGACGTGGCGTTCGTCTCGGGACAGTATGCCCAGGCGCTCAACGAGCAGGGGCTGCTGGAGCCGATCCACGCCGAGCTGATCCCGAACCTCAGCAACCTCTACCCCGAGGCCACGCAGCTCTCCTACGACAAGGGCAACAAGTTCTCGGTGCCCTACACCTGGGGCACCACCGGCATCTGCTACCGCAGCGACCTGGTCAAGGCCGAGCCGAAGAGCTGGAAGGACATCCTGACCCCGCCGGAGTGGGCCGACAAGAAGGTCTCGATGATGACCACCGAGCGCTGGCTGGCCCTGCCCGCGCTCAAGGTGCTGCGCTACTCGGTCAACACCGACAAGGACGAGGAACTCGCCAAGGCCAAGGAGCTGCTGCTCGCGGCCAAGCCGCACGTGATCTACGACGACGTCACCTTCGGACAGAAGCTGCAGTCGGGCGAGACCGTGATGGCCGAGGCGTGGGACGGCTGGTGCCCGACCACGGACCCGAAGAAGAACATCAAGTTCGTCGTCCCGAGCGAGGGCAGCGACCTCTGGGTGGACACCATGGTGATCATGAAGTCCTCCAAGAACAAGGAGGCCGCGCACGCTCTGATCAACTACATCCTCGATCCCGAGATCCACAGCTGGGCGGCCACGAACATCAACTACAAGGTGCCCAACAAGGCGGCCATGGACAAGGTCGAGAAGCCCGAGGGTTCACTGCTCGGCATCTCCCCCGCCGAGTTGCTGCAGGGTGAGTCGATCATCGACCTGGGTGAGGCGTCGGCCAAGTACACCCGCCTGTCGACCGAGGTCGCGGCCAAGTAG
- a CDS encoding glycosyltransferase, with protein sequence MSLTILFMPESAYGPTNNSIGIGDILRRRGHRVVFAAEASWKGKLEALGFEEDLVDLAPPPEDAEEQDPGQFWKDFIRETAPEYRKSTREQLETVTKPIWDALIDGVKYCEPQLKAIIDRVQPDIIVEDNVITFPALLTAGKKFVRIVSCNPLEVRGPQVAPVFSGLPADDPSEWEDFRAEYDRTHREMWTAFNEWCVEQGTAPLPDLDFIHEGDLNLYVYPELLDYTDARPLGPSWHRLDSSVRETDEDFELPFAKGEGALVYFSLGSLGSADVELMQRVIDVLATTPHRYIVSKGPLHEEIKLADNMWGAEFVPQTKIIPQVDLVITHGGNNTTTEAMHFGKPMIVLPLFWDQYDNAQRVAELGYGVRLSTYSFTDEELTGALDRLLGDTELRGKLAEAGEEIRRRDGLRKAADLIEQLGQ encoded by the coding sequence ATGTCTCTCACCATCCTGTTCATGCCCGAGAGCGCCTACGGGCCGACGAACAACAGCATCGGCATCGGCGACATCCTGCGCCGCCGCGGCCACCGCGTGGTCTTCGCGGCCGAGGCGTCGTGGAAGGGCAAGCTCGAGGCGCTGGGCTTCGAGGAGGACCTGGTCGACCTCGCCCCGCCGCCCGAGGACGCCGAGGAGCAGGACCCGGGTCAGTTCTGGAAGGACTTCATCCGCGAGACCGCGCCTGAGTACCGCAAGAGCACCAGGGAGCAGCTCGAGACCGTCACCAAGCCCATCTGGGACGCGCTCATCGACGGCGTGAAGTACTGCGAGCCGCAGCTGAAGGCGATCATCGACAGGGTGCAGCCGGACATCATCGTCGAGGACAACGTCATCACCTTCCCCGCGCTGCTCACCGCGGGCAAGAAGTTCGTCCGTATCGTCTCCTGCAACCCGCTGGAGGTGCGCGGCCCCCAGGTGGCGCCGGTCTTCTCGGGTCTGCCCGCCGACGACCCCTCCGAGTGGGAGGACTTCCGCGCGGAGTACGACCGTACCCACCGCGAGATGTGGACCGCCTTCAACGAGTGGTGCGTCGAGCAGGGCACCGCGCCGCTGCCCGACCTCGACTTCATCCACGAGGGCGACCTGAACCTCTACGTCTACCCCGAGCTGCTCGACTACACCGACGCCCGTCCGCTCGGCCCGAGCTGGCACCGCCTCGACTCCTCCGTCCGCGAGACCGACGAGGACTTCGAGCTGCCGTTCGCCAAGGGCGAGGGCGCGCTGGTCTACTTCTCGCTCGGCTCGCTCGGCTCGGCCGACGTCGAGCTGATGCAGCGCGTGATCGACGTGCTGGCCACCACCCCGCACCGCTACATCGTCTCCAAGGGCCCGCTGCACGAGGAGATCAAGCTCGCCGACAACATGTGGGGCGCGGAGTTCGTGCCGCAGACGAAGATCATCCCGCAGGTCGACCTGGTCATCACCCACGGCGGCAACAACACCACCACCGAGGCGATGCACTTCGGCAAGCCGATGATCGTGCTGCCGCTGTTCTGGGACCAGTACGACAACGCCCAGCGCGTCGCCGAGCTCGGGTACGGCGTGCGCCTGTCCACCTACTCCTTCACCGATGAGGAGCTCACCGGCGCCCTCGACCGCCTGCTCGGCGACACCGAGCTGCGCGGGAAGCTGGCCGAGGCAGGCGAGGAGATCCGCCGTCGCGACGGCCTGCGCAAGGCCGCCGACCTGATCGAGCAGCTCGGCCAGTAG